From one Pontibacillus sp. HMF3514 genomic stretch:
- a CDS encoding methionine/alanine import family NSS transporter small subunit, protein MSVSAIIMMVISMVLIWGGLAASIINAVKTPSND, encoded by the coding sequence ATGAGCGTGAGTGCAATTATCATGATGGTTATTAGTATGGTACTAATCTGGGGAGGTTTAGCTGCAAGTATAATTAATGCAGTGAAAACACCTAGTAATGATTAA
- a CDS encoding sodium-dependent transporter, with product MENRSQWGTRAGFILAAVGSAIGLGNIWRFPYVAYDNGGGAFFLPYLIALFTAGIPILIMEFTMGHKFRGSSPLTFARLNKKSEALGWFQVFVSFGISTYYAVIIGWALAYAWFSFNLSWGSDTQAFLFADYLQVSDPPTQMGSLVPGVLFPLIIVWAVVLSVLFKGIKKGVEAANKVFIPTLVVLFLIIVIRAVTLEGAAEGLNAFFQPNWSQLTDPTVWTAAYTQIFFSLSICFAIMITYSSYLPKKSDITNNAFITGLSNSGFELLAGIGVFSAIGFVAVTTGGGIDDFAGAGVGLAFAVFPQIINEMPFLNGFFGFLFFASLVLAGLSSLISICETYILAFQEKFNITRTKAVAIGGGLSALISLVYATQGGAHFLTAVDRYVLTVGVGLGGLLEVILIAWAIRKVKTLKDHADGLSQIRLGAWWTICLTVITPVLLGYMMILQLKNDFTAPYVDGYPLAVVGPWGMGALALVIVFAVVFSLFKWRGGKETSVNSDKEVSG from the coding sequence ATGGAAAATCGATCACAATGGGGAACACGCGCCGGATTTATATTGGCGGCAGTTGGTTCTGCTATTGGTCTAGGTAACATTTGGCGATTCCCATATGTTGCTTATGACAACGGTGGAGGAGCATTCTTCTTACCTTATTTAATTGCACTATTTACAGCTGGGATTCCGATCCTGATTATGGAATTTACTATGGGACATAAGTTCCGCGGTTCATCACCATTAACCTTTGCAAGGTTAAATAAAAAGTCTGAAGCTCTCGGTTGGTTCCAAGTATTTGTCTCATTTGGGATATCAACATACTACGCCGTTATTATCGGTTGGGCATTAGCATATGCTTGGTTTTCCTTTAACCTATCTTGGGGAAGTGATACTCAAGCATTCTTATTCGCGGATTATTTGCAAGTCAGTGATCCTCCAACACAAATGGGGAGTCTAGTCCCTGGAGTGCTTTTCCCATTGATTATCGTATGGGCTGTCGTATTAAGTGTTTTATTTAAAGGAATTAAAAAGGGTGTAGAAGCTGCAAATAAAGTTTTCATACCTACACTTGTGGTCTTATTCTTAATTATTGTTATCCGTGCAGTAACACTAGAAGGTGCTGCAGAAGGCTTAAATGCATTCTTCCAACCTAATTGGTCTCAGTTGACTGATCCAACTGTATGGACAGCTGCTTATACTCAAATTTTCTTCAGCTTGTCTATCTGTTTTGCAATTATGATCACGTATTCAAGTTATTTACCGAAAAAATCTGATATTACGAACAACGCATTCATTACTGGTTTAAGTAACTCTGGTTTTGAATTACTTGCTGGTATTGGTGTATTCAGTGCGATTGGTTTCGTAGCAGTCACAACTGGTGGTGGAATTGATGATTTTGCTGGAGCTGGAGTTGGACTAGCGTTCGCAGTCTTCCCGCAAATTATTAATGAAATGCCGTTCTTAAATGGATTTTTTGGATTCTTATTCTTTGCTTCCTTAGTACTAGCAGGATTATCTTCACTTATATCCATTTGTGAAACATACATTCTGGCATTCCAAGAGAAGTTCAATATTACTCGTACAAAAGCTGTAGCGATCGGTGGCGGTTTATCTGCTCTTATTTCGTTAGTTTACGCTACACAAGGTGGAGCACACTTCTTAACAGCTGTTGACCGTTATGTTCTAACTGTTGGAGTTGGTCTGGGTGGTTTACTCGAGGTTATTCTTATTGCCTGGGCAATTCGCAAAGTAAAAACATTGAAAGATCATGCAGATGGTTTATCTCAAATTCGTCTTGGTGCATGGTGGACGATTTGTTTAACGGTTATTACACCAGTCCTATTAGGATATATGATGATATTACAACTGAAGAACGACTTTACAGCACCGTATGTTGATGGTTATCCGCTTGCTGTAGTTGGACCTTGGGGTATGGGTGCATTAGCCCTAGTTATTGTCTTTGCAGTTGTTTTCTCACTCTTCAAATGGAGAGGTGGAAAGGAAACGAGCGTTAACTCAGATAAGGAGGTTAGTGGCTAA
- a CDS encoding Na+/H+ antiporter NhaC family protein: MEFGILSLIPPIIMLVLVLLTRQVLLSLGAGIVVGAFMLNSFNIVPSFNEIWMSFSQIFYVDGDLQVGSIQLLSFLILLGITTAFMTASGGSAAFGEWAIHRIRTRKGAQTMPGILGLIIFIDDYFNSLAVGQVARPLTDRYNVSRAKLAYIIDSTSAPITVVSPISSWGAYIIGLIGTIIATQEITGYGELEAFLRMIPMNFYVFGAIFLVFLMIYRNFDIGAMRKHEEKAQTTGELVDPSKEVPGDLNNEFKATQRGKIYHLIIPILVLIVATVTTMFITGIQGTPAEEEVSILSIFANTNVNRSLFYGGLFAALSGLVLYMFLQGSKSSTGKVVVEGIKAMLPAIYILVLAWMIGTIIGSMGTGEYLAEQVKNANISPTFLPFMMFIVAGFMAFATGTSWGTFGIMLPIAGEIAATLDVAMFLPSLAAVLAGSVFGDHCSPISDTTILSSTGAGSNHIDHVMTQLPYALIGALAASVGYVIFGFTTSTILSLVVTLVIVLAVVLLFQPKQNSIEE, encoded by the coding sequence ATGGAATTTGGAATTCTTTCACTCATTCCACCAATCATTATGCTTGTTCTTGTGTTACTAACAAGACAGGTTTTACTTTCTTTAGGAGCAGGCATTGTTGTCGGAGCATTCATGTTAAATAGCTTTAATATCGTGCCATCATTTAATGAAATATGGATGAGCTTCTCACAGATATTCTATGTTGATGGAGATCTTCAGGTTGGCAGCATTCAATTATTAAGCTTTCTTATCTTATTAGGCATTACAACTGCCTTTATGACTGCTTCAGGCGGAAGTGCTGCTTTTGGAGAGTGGGCTATTCACCGTATTCGCACTCGTAAGGGCGCACAGACTATGCCGGGGATATTAGGTCTTATCATTTTCATTGATGATTATTTCAACAGCTTAGCTGTCGGCCAAGTCGCTCGTCCTTTAACAGACCGTTATAACGTTTCTCGTGCGAAGTTAGCCTATATTATTGACTCAACATCAGCTCCAATTACAGTTGTATCTCCAATCTCAAGTTGGGGTGCATATATCATTGGGTTGATTGGTACAATTATTGCGACGCAGGAGATCACGGGGTATGGAGAACTTGAAGCATTTCTTCGTATGATCCCAATGAACTTCTACGTGTTTGGTGCTATATTCTTAGTATTCTTAATGATTTATCGTAATTTTGATATTGGCGCTATGAGAAAACACGAAGAAAAAGCACAAACTACAGGCGAGCTAGTGGATCCAAGTAAAGAAGTGCCAGGAGATCTGAATAATGAATTTAAGGCAACTCAAAGAGGTAAAATTTATCATCTAATCATTCCAATTCTTGTTTTAATCGTGGCTACAGTGACTACCATGTTTATCACTGGTATTCAAGGCACACCAGCTGAAGAAGAAGTATCCATTCTAAGCATCTTTGCAAATACGAACGTAAACCGTTCCTTATTCTACGGTGGCCTATTTGCTGCATTAAGCGGACTGGTTCTTTATATGTTCTTACAAGGGTCAAAATCTTCTACAGGCAAAGTAGTTGTTGAAGGAATTAAAGCGATGCTTCCGGCTATTTACATCTTAGTTTTAGCTTGGATGATTGGAACGATTATTGGTTCTATGGGAACTGGCGAATATTTAGCGGAACAAGTAAAAAATGCTAATATTAGTCCAACATTCTTGCCATTTATGATGTTTATCGTAGCTGGATTTATGGCTTTCGCAACAGGAACTTCTTGGGGTACATTTGGAATTATGCTTCCGATCGCAGGAGAAATTGCTGCTACTTTAGACGTAGCGATGTTCTTACCATCTCTTGCTGCCGTATTGGCAGGTAGTGTGTTTGGAGACCATTGTTCACCAATTTCAGATACAACGATCTTGTCTTCAACAGGAGCGGGATCTAACCATATTGATCACGTTATGACACAGCTACCATATGCATTAATTGGAGCGCTTGCTGCTTCAGTAGGGTATGTGATCTTTGGATTTACTACAAGTACAATTCTTTCTCTAGTTGTCACATTAGTGATTGTGCTTGCAGTTGTTCTTTTGTTTCAGCCAAAACAAAATAGTATAGAAGAATAA
- the yunB gene encoding sporulation protein YunB encodes MKKIRRKHKPMAPPPPGQIFMVTFVFFIISTFGSLWIINKGLEPKLLEIAEAKTDQFARNAIFEAVNKKIGDGLNEDIIIIDENDSNGYVRSVQWNMPLINRTHYQTHYRVQQYLERLEEGKAVEPGESLDIDVDQENGSTQQELLEKPQIARIPLGQVTNNVLLNNLGPKIPVHFATIGDVESQVIAKVEYHPINNTMYQLYLRVKVNLRILLPFSTDTTTVETEIPIAQNTVHGDVPEFYNNSEGGTNPSVEIPFGSLPN; translated from the coding sequence ATGAAAAAAATTAGACGAAAACATAAACCCATGGCACCACCTCCGCCCGGACAAATATTTATGGTAACCTTTGTGTTTTTTATCATAAGTACTTTTGGTAGCTTATGGATTATTAACAAAGGACTTGAACCCAAACTCTTAGAAATTGCTGAGGCTAAGACGGATCAATTTGCAAGGAATGCCATATTCGAAGCGGTAAATAAAAAAATTGGAGATGGGTTAAATGAAGATATCATCATCATTGATGAAAATGACAGTAATGGCTATGTACGCTCTGTCCAATGGAATATGCCATTGATTAATCGAACACACTATCAAACCCATTACCGCGTTCAACAATATTTAGAAAGATTAGAAGAAGGAAAGGCAGTCGAGCCAGGTGAGTCATTAGATATTGATGTGGATCAAGAAAACGGTTCAACACAGCAAGAATTGTTAGAAAAGCCACAGATTGCAAGAATACCTTTAGGGCAAGTAACGAATAATGTTTTACTAAATAATCTAGGTCCTAAGATCCCCGTTCATTTTGCGACAATTGGGGATGTGGAGTCTCAAGTTATAGCAAAAGTAGAGTATCATCCCATTAATAATACAATGTATCAACTCTATTTACGTGTTAAGGTAAATTTAAGAATTTTATTACCATTTTCCACTGATACAACTACCGTAGAAACCGAAATTCCTATTGCACAAAACACCGTTCATGGGGATGTACCGGAATTTTATAACAATAGTGAAGGAGGCACAAATCCTTCTGTAGAAATTCCATTTGGGTCCTTGCCAAACTAA